The genome window TGGGCCTGCTGCGCGGATTGATGGCGCTCGTGTCGCTGGCGTTCAGCGGGTTCATGCTGGTGGCGTTCGTCCTCCCGGCGCTCGTGAGCGGGCAGCCGGGCCTCCCGGTCGCCGTCGTCGGCGGGTCCGCGATCATGTTCGTCGTCCTCTACCTCGCCCACGGGCCGTCGGTCCGGACGAGCGTCGCCCTGTTGGGCACCCTGTTCGGGATCGTGCTCACGGCCGGGATCGCGCAGCTCGCCGTCACCACGACGCACCTCACCGGAGTGACCGGCGACGTCGGCGGGATGCTGGCGGGCACCACCCAGATCGACTTCCGCGGCGTGCTGACCTGCGCGATCGTGATCGCAGGGCTGGGCGTCCTCAACGACGTGACGGTGACCCAGGCGTCCTCCGTCTGGGAGCTGCGGGCCGCGTCCCCCGCGCTCACCCGCCGCCAGCTCTTCGCCCGCGCGATGCGGATCGGCCGCGACCACATCGCCTCCACGATCTACACCATCGCCTTCGCCTACGCGGGGGCGGCGATGGTGGTGCTCATCGTCCTCTACCTCTACGACCGCTCCACGCTCAGCCTGCTCTCGCAGGAGGACCTCGCCGCCGAGGTGGTGCGCACGCTGTGCAGCGGGATCGGCCTGGTGCTCGCGGTCCCGGTCACCACCGCGATCGCGGCGGCGCTGGTTCCCGCCGAGGTGGTCGGGGCGGAGGAGAACCGGCTGCTGGACGCGCTCAAGCTGCGCTGGTACTCCTTCGTCCCGCGCGCGGCCGCGGTCGAGGAGCCGTCGCGGCCCTACTGACGCCCGCGCGGCGACGCCCGCACGAGGATGCGCGCCGCCGTCTACCCGAGAACTGGGGCGGCCAGCGCGGCTTCGAGTTCGCTGATCCGGGCCTCCGATCACAGGTCGGCGACCTACTCTGCTAGCGACGGTGGGGGAGCCGGTAGAGACAGGAATGACGATGAGTGCAGCGATTCTCCCCATCGGGAGACCGTCGCCGGTTCCGCACGTGGAGACGATCCCGGGTTCGGGCGAGGGCGAGAGCAAGACGATCAGCGTGCGCTGCTGGTGCCCGATCGGTCACGACCACACCTATGCGGAGTGGGTCGAGCTGTTCGGGCGGTCCCAGTACGACGCCCG of Leifsonia shinshuensis contains these proteins:
- a CDS encoding YibE/F family protein, which encodes MAHAHSHSHGRGDRTPKAGRTLRAVVAGVLIAAALATAAGLALLWPDHAKVATASSKIEFAPKGTTFPTGKIVALQNGCPGYFSSGAATTAPGDTRACQLAGVQLLDGKNQGRTVTIPVLWPYASAGLHVGDRLELVLPPQSTPGGTQGLTVNGVIRDQALWAWAIVFAIVVVAVGLLRGLMALVSLAFSGFMLVAFVLPALVSGQPGLPVAVVGGSAIMFVVLYLAHGPSVRTSVALLGTLFGIVLTAGIAQLAVTTTHLTGVTGDVGGMLAGTTQIDFRGVLTCAIVIAGLGVLNDVTVTQASSVWELRAASPALTRRQLFARAMRIGRDHIASTIYTIAFAYAGAAMVVLIVLYLYDRSTLSLLSQEDLAAEVVRTLCSGIGLVLAVPVTTAIAAALVPAEVVGAEENRLLDALKLRWYSFVPRAAAVEEPSRPY